Proteins encoded by one window of Bacillus sp. DTU_2020_1000418_1_SI_GHA_SEK_038:
- a CDS encoding FAD-linked oxidase C-terminal domain-containing protein — MRKKIKTNDIHILQLAEIVGGARSILYHKEDLISYDCDGFTLHKHLPKAVVFPKDTEEVAKLVKYCTENNLPFLARGAGTGLSGGAIPINGEVIISLVRMKRLISVDLENRRAVVEPGFVNLKLTNSISDKGYYYAPDPSSQYCCTIGGNVAENAGGAHCLKYGVTTNHILGLEVVLPNGEIIEIGNKGILDEPGYDLLGLLTGSEGTLGIVTKITVRILKNPEGKQTVLAYFDKVEDGSRAVSDIISAGIVPAALEMMDKVAIEGVEAAAFPVGHPKDIEAVLLIEVDGIAAGIDEQINQILDVCRKCNVREVRAAKDEKERERWWANRKTGFGAMGAISPDYLVQDGVIPRSKLPEVLQKINEISEESGLRIANIFHAGDGNLHPLVLFDARKPGEIERALQAGSACLKVCADVGGTITGEHGVGIEKREEMRFVFNDDEIIAQTNIREVFNPENLLNAGKLFPTPGRCVEIKKEMKEAALNA; from the coding sequence ATGAGGAAAAAAATTAAAACGAATGATATTCACATTCTGCAATTAGCCGAAATTGTCGGTGGAGCACGGTCCATCCTATACCATAAGGAAGACTTAATATCATATGATTGTGATGGTTTTACGCTTCATAAGCATTTACCTAAGGCTGTTGTGTTTCCTAAGGATACGGAGGAAGTGGCGAAGCTTGTTAAATATTGTACGGAAAATAACCTCCCCTTCCTAGCTCGCGGGGCAGGAACTGGATTAAGTGGCGGGGCCATTCCAATTAACGGAGAAGTGATTATTAGTCTTGTTCGGATGAAGCGGCTAATTAGTGTTGATTTAGAAAACAGAAGAGCTGTTGTAGAACCAGGATTTGTCAACTTGAAGCTGACGAATTCGATATCTGATAAAGGGTATTATTATGCCCCGGACCCCTCAAGTCAATATTGCTGTACGATAGGCGGAAATGTCGCTGAAAATGCAGGAGGAGCACATTGCTTGAAATATGGCGTTACAACAAATCATATATTAGGACTTGAAGTCGTCTTGCCAAATGGTGAAATTATTGAAATCGGAAATAAAGGTATTTTAGACGAGCCAGGGTATGACTTGCTTGGTCTTTTAACAGGATCCGAGGGTACTTTAGGAATTGTCACAAAAATAACGGTGCGGATATTAAAGAATCCTGAAGGAAAACAAACAGTGCTTGCCTATTTTGACAAAGTAGAGGATGGAAGCAGGGCTGTTTCTGACATTATCTCGGCTGGGATTGTGCCTGCTGCTTTAGAAATGATGGATAAAGTTGCGATCGAAGGAGTAGAGGCCGCTGCTTTTCCTGTCGGACATCCAAAAGATATTGAAGCGGTTTTGCTCATTGAGGTTGATGGGATTGCCGCAGGAATTGATGAACAAATTAATCAGATCCTTGACGTATGCAGGAAGTGTAATGTTCGTGAGGTGCGAGCTGCAAAGGATGAAAAAGAAAGAGAACGCTGGTGGGCAAATAGGAAAACGGGATTTGGAGCAATGGGTGCGATTTCACCAGATTATTTAGTCCAGGATGGCGTAATTCCCCGCAGTAAGCTTCCTGAAGTACTTCAGAAAATTAACGAAATTAGTGAGGAGTCTGGGTTACGGATTGCGAATATTTTCCATGCAGGTGATGGAAATCTTCACCCGCTTGTTCTTTTTGATGCGAGAAAGCCTGGAGAAATTGAAAGAGCGTTGCAGGCAGGCAGTGCATGTCTTAAGGTATGTGCAGATGTTGGAGGAACGATTACAGGGGAACACGGAGTTGGAATCGAAAAGCGGGAAGAAATGCGTTTCGTTTTTAATGACGATGAAATAATCGCACAGACAAATATACGTGAAGTTTTCAACCCAGAAAACCTGTTAAATGCCGGTAAGCTTTTTCCGACACCTGGCCGCTGTGTTGAAATAAAGAAAGAGATGAAAGAAGCAGCTTTAAATGCATAA
- a CDS encoding (Fe-S)-binding protein, with the protein MTETELKQTPPCTTSLGNYLWKDPPDENKWADCVHCGMCLESCPTYEHTGQEQHSPRGRVYLIKAVAEGKLEVNEQFMDPVFACLDCRACTTACPADVDVGGLIEEARGQIRQAMPLKGWKGTVSKFFLHGLFPHHTRLNSLGGLLKFYQKSGIQKAVRKTKLINIMPDHLVQMEAIMPEVKESVRKRYKNQTVIKAKGETKREVAMLTGCIMDVMFSDINEATINVLTRNGNDVKMPENQTCCGALHVHAGDRDMGRKLAKQNIEAFKDAEKVIVNAAGCGCMMQEYAELFREEPEWQEKAKEFSKKVVDISKHLHDTGYEKPKAEVKTRITYHDACHLAHGQGVRNEPREILLDIPGVEMVHMPNADRCCGSAGIYNITNPEMADAVLESKMENVPHDVEMISMGNPGCMLQMAVGVQKYGRSQKIVHTVQLLDWAYQNEKGAVNDEEKN; encoded by the coding sequence ATGACGGAAACAGAATTAAAACAAACACCCCCTTGTACAACAAGCTTAGGCAATTATTTATGGAAAGATCCGCCTGATGAAAATAAATGGGCAGACTGTGTTCACTGTGGAATGTGCCTTGAATCGTGCCCGACTTATGAGCATACTGGTCAGGAACAGCATTCTCCTAGAGGGCGTGTGTATTTAATTAAGGCAGTTGCTGAAGGGAAACTAGAAGTAAATGAGCAATTTATGGACCCAGTATTTGCCTGTTTAGATTGCCGGGCCTGTACAACTGCTTGTCCAGCTGATGTGGATGTTGGCGGGTTAATTGAGGAAGCGAGAGGACAAATCCGCCAGGCAATGCCACTTAAGGGCTGGAAAGGGACTGTTAGTAAATTCTTCCTGCATGGTCTATTTCCGCATCATACTCGCCTAAATTCGCTTGGAGGATTGCTCAAGTTTTATCAAAAAAGCGGAATTCAAAAGGCTGTTCGAAAAACAAAGCTTATTAATATTATGCCTGATCATTTAGTTCAAATGGAAGCCATTATGCCCGAAGTAAAAGAGTCAGTGCGAAAAAGATATAAAAATCAAACAGTTATTAAAGCAAAAGGCGAAACGAAAAGAGAAGTAGCTATGCTTACTGGCTGTATTATGGATGTCATGTTTAGTGATATTAATGAAGCAACCATTAACGTTCTAACAAGGAATGGGAATGATGTGAAGATGCCAGAAAATCAAACGTGCTGTGGGGCCCTTCATGTTCATGCTGGCGACCGTGATATGGGGAGAAAGCTTGCCAAGCAAAATATTGAAGCGTTTAAAGATGCCGAAAAAGTGATTGTGAATGCGGCAGGATGCGGATGTATGATGCAAGAATATGCAGAGTTATTCCGTGAGGAGCCAGAGTGGCAGGAGAAGGCAAAGGAATTCTCCAAAAAGGTTGTTGATATATCAAAGCATCTTCATGATACCGGCTATGAAAAGCCAAAAGCTGAAGTGAAAACAAGGATCACCTATCATGATGCCTGTCATCTTGCACATGGACAGGGTGTTCGCAATGAGCCAAGGGAAATTTTATTAGATATTCCTGGTGTGGAGATGGTCCATATGCCAAATGCGGATCGATGCTGTGGAAGTGCGGGAATTTACAATATTACCAATCCTGAAATGGCTGATGCTGTTCTAGAAAGCAAAATGGAAAATGTACCCCATGATGTCGAAATGATTTCTATGGGAAATCCCGGCTGCATGCTTCAGATGGCAGTTGGTGTACAGAAATATGGCAGAAGTCAAAAAATAGTTCATACTGTACAACTATTAGATTGGGCCTATCAAAATGAGAAGGGGGCTGTGAACGATGAGGAAAAAAATTAA
- a CDS encoding FAD-binding oxidoreductase, which yields MNTAVLLEDLRSVLSEEQLSLESNHNNYLGNCGLATVYPYKEEDMAAVLKHANEHKLTVSVMGGGTKRGFGGLLESSDILLSLEKYKGVVEHTVGDMTITVKSGTNFQELQDYLAKASQKIPLDPFSPAEATIGGIIAANDSGPKRLKYGSARDSVIGLRTVYPDGTVIRSGGKVVKNVAGYDMNKLFIGSMGTLGVISEVTFKLRPLPKYESLVLVSFPDGNEATIKEFAIKVLDSVLEPVSIELLTPSLSERLSNQKNFTIAICFEDVETSVQYQEEMIKALVPPHSILTILNQSEAQDFWKRFYELNLIEQPSGKEVAAVLKLGTVNLDVIKVLKEAVALQDLNNVAIEAHGGLGHGLCQATINGSKEDVVNTINEFRKTVGPLGGYVIVKHLPYSIRKEINVWGEKPTYFSLLEGIKTKVDPNRILNPKRFVGGI from the coding sequence ATGAATACTGCCGTTTTATTAGAAGATTTAAGGTCAGTTTTGTCAGAGGAGCAATTATCATTAGAGAGTAATCATAATAATTACTTAGGTAATTGTGGTTTAGCAACAGTTTATCCATATAAGGAAGAGGATATGGCAGCTGTCTTAAAACATGCCAATGAACATAAATTAACGGTTTCGGTTATGGGTGGAGGCACAAAAAGAGGTTTTGGCGGACTATTGGAATCCAGTGATATTCTGCTCTCTTTAGAAAAATATAAAGGGGTTGTGGAGCATACGGTTGGAGATATGACGATAACGGTTAAATCTGGGACAAATTTCCAGGAGTTGCAGGATTATTTGGCAAAAGCAAGCCAAAAAATTCCGCTTGATCCTTTTTCCCCTGCTGAAGCAACCATAGGCGGAATTATTGCGGCAAATGATAGCGGCCCTAAAAGATTGAAATATGGTTCAGCAAGGGATTCTGTCATTGGACTAAGAACGGTTTATCCTGATGGTACAGTCATTCGTTCTGGCGGCAAGGTTGTTAAAAATGTCGCGGGCTATGATATGAACAAGCTATTTATTGGTTCAATGGGCACTCTTGGTGTCATTTCAGAAGTAACCTTCAAGCTAAGGCCGTTGCCAAAATATGAATCTCTTGTTTTGGTAAGCTTTCCAGATGGAAATGAAGCTACTATTAAGGAGTTTGCGATTAAAGTCTTGGATTCTGTTCTTGAGCCAGTCAGTATTGAATTGTTAACCCCGTCCCTTTCTGAAAGACTAAGTAATCAAAAGAATTTTACAATAGCGATTTGCTTTGAAGATGTTGAAACATCTGTTCAATATCAAGAGGAGATGATTAAAGCTTTAGTACCTCCTCATTCGATTCTTACCATTCTCAACCAAAGTGAAGCACAGGATTTTTGGAAAAGGTTTTATGAATTAAATTTAATTGAGCAACCTTCCGGGAAAGAAGTGGCAGCTGTATTAAAGCTAGGAACTGTAAATCTTGACGTCATTAAGGTATTGAAGGAGGCAGTAGCATTACAGGACTTAAATAATGTAGCCATTGAAGCACACGGTGGCCTTGGACACGGTCTTTGCCAGGCAACGATAAATGGCTCCAAAGAAGATGTTGTTAACACTATTAACGAGTTTAGAAAAACGGTTGGGCCTTTAGGCGGTTATGTGATTGTGAAGCATCTGCCATATTCTATCCGTAAGGAAATAAATGTTTGGGGAGAAAAGCCAACTTATTTTTCATTGCTTGAAGGAATAAAGACGAAGGTAGACCCGAATCGGATATTAAATCCGAAACGTTTTGTAGGAGGGATATAA
- a CDS encoding NlpC/P60 family protein, translating to MKKKLVVINTTLMLGLGAFAIPSVDAASLHSQKADIQKQRLDVQSSLSKAEQELTAVLEERAMLNAQIERVLQAITDNNNLVNKTEKDIISTKAEVEQLKTEIAEIQERIDKRNNILKERAVSYQENGNSKIGYVEVLLGSTSFGDFIERVGAVTKIVQADQDIIAQHDADKKAVEEKKSAVENKLSDLQSMKVELEGMRAQMEEQKQQNAQLEKELKSKENEVAALKASLKIQDSVLASKQSEIQARLEASKYTASKPKAPQYNLNLSSGSNDDAKKASASVVPNAPVKEASANVAPSAPVKEAPAAKGDVNTVIKAGYKYIGNSVYVFGGGRTSSDIANGRFDCSGFVSWAYSQVGVKLPAYTEALKSVGKQVSSSEMRPGDLVFFDTYKKDGHVGIYVGGGKFIGSQSSTGVANANMSSGYWKSKFNGRVIRVL from the coding sequence ATGAAAAAGAAACTAGTAGTAATAAATACAACACTTATGCTTGGGCTTGGCGCTTTTGCCATTCCTTCAGTTGATGCAGCATCCTTACATAGTCAGAAAGCAGATATTCAAAAACAGAGACTCGATGTTCAATCAAGCCTTTCAAAAGCAGAACAGGAATTAACAGCTGTTCTTGAAGAACGTGCCATGTTAAATGCACAAATTGAAAGAGTCCTTCAAGCCATTACAGATAATAATAATTTAGTGAATAAAACAGAAAAAGATATTATTAGTACGAAGGCAGAAGTAGAACAATTAAAAACAGAAATTGCTGAAATCCAAGAAAGAATTGATAAAAGAAATAATATTTTAAAGGAACGCGCTGTTTCCTATCAAGAAAACGGCAATAGCAAAATTGGATATGTTGAGGTTTTGCTTGGATCTACTAGCTTCGGCGATTTCATTGAAAGAGTAGGGGCGGTAACAAAGATCGTTCAGGCAGACCAAGATATAATCGCTCAGCATGATGCGGATAAGAAAGCGGTTGAAGAAAAGAAATCAGCTGTTGAGAATAAACTTTCTGATTTACAAAGTATGAAAGTAGAGCTTGAAGGAATGCGGGCTCAAATGGAAGAACAAAAACAGCAAAATGCACAATTAGAAAAAGAATTGAAATCAAAAGAAAATGAAGTTGCGGCATTAAAAGCTAGTCTAAAAATTCAAGATAGTGTTCTTGCATCAAAACAATCAGAAATTCAGGCAAGACTTGAAGCTAGCAAGTACACTGCTTCAAAACCGAAAGCACCACAATATAACTTAAACCTATCAAGCGGATCAAACGATGATGCGAAGAAAGCTTCAGCTAGTGTAGTACCAAACGCACCAGTTAAAGAAGCCTCAGCAAATGTAGCACCAAGTGCTCCAGTGAAAGAAGCTCCTGCTGCAAAAGGTGATGTCAATACTGTTATCAAGGCTGGATATAAGTATATTGGGAACTCTGTTTATGTTTTTGGCGGCGGAAGAACTTCTTCTGATATTGCTAACGGACGATTTGACTGCTCTGGTTTCGTTTCATGGGCTTATTCCCAAGTAGGCGTAAAGTTACCTGCCTATACAGAGGCATTAAAGAGTGTGGGCAAGCAAGTTTCCTCTAGTGAGATGAGACCTGGGGATCTTGTATTCTTTGATACTTATAAAAAAGATGGGCATGTAGGAATTTATGTTGGGGGCGGTAAATTTATCGGCTCGCAAAGTTCTACAGGAGTAGCTAATGCAAATATGAGCAGCGGCTATTGGAAGAGCAAATTTAATGGACGTGTTATTAGAGTACTTTAA